One Lysinibacillus fusiformis genomic window carries:
- the scpB gene encoding SMC-Scp complex subunit ScpB, which translates to MTKTMMLQSRIEALLFVVGDDGLTIKQLALLLSEAEELVAQTMDSLRTAYDEDLTRGITIKEIAGVYQLTTKHELADTIQRLVENPTAQSLSQASLEVLAIVAYKQPITRVAVEDLRGVKCERPLQTLASRGLVKEVGRSEGTGRAILYGTTKEFLNYFGLNSIEEMPPLPEEEQGDTEQETDLFMTKFQETFSGAK; encoded by the coding sequence ATGACGAAAACAATGATGCTACAAAGTAGAATAGAAGCTTTATTATTTGTCGTTGGAGATGATGGCTTAACCATTAAACAATTAGCGCTATTATTGAGTGAGGCGGAAGAACTTGTCGCACAAACAATGGATTCATTGCGTACAGCATATGACGAAGATTTGACTAGAGGTATTACGATAAAAGAAATTGCAGGGGTATATCAGCTAACGACAAAGCATGAGCTTGCAGATACAATTCAAAGATTAGTAGAGAATCCAACCGCGCAATCATTGTCCCAAGCTTCACTTGAGGTATTGGCTATTGTGGCATATAAGCAACCGATTACACGTGTGGCCGTTGAGGATTTACGGGGCGTAAAATGTGAAAGGCCACTGCAAACACTCGCTTCAAGAGGGCTTGTCAAAGAGGTTGGCCGGTCAGAAGGAACAGGGCGTGCAATTTTATATGGCACAACAAAAGAGTTCTTAAATTACTTTGGTTTAAATAGTATTGAAGAAATGCCTCCACTACCTGAAGAGGAACAAGGTGATACAGAGCAAGAAACCGATTTATTTATGACGAAATTCCAAGAAACATTTAGTGGTGCAAAGTAA